The DNA segment CTGGTTTGTGCACCCTGATAGCTCGGCCCCGTGGCGCAGGCGGTCAGGACAACCGTGCATAGTAGGAGGGCGATCTTCTTCATTGTCCGGTCACTCCCATGGTCTTGGTCTGAGCGCGGAATGGTGCCTCGAACATCACGCCTTCGGCGTCCTCAACATAGTAGACATCGGTCTTCCGCATCAGGAAACGATTGCTGTCGATCAGCGAGGTCGTGACGATGACTTCGGTATTCGTCGCGCTATGCAGCTTGACCTCCGCCCCCAATAACTCAGCGCCCGCCACCAGCGCCGTAGCGCCTGCTGCTCTGGCCGTGTCCGATGCGTTACTTACCGCAATCTGTCGTCCTACGAGGATGCCCCCAGCGAGGGCTGTCAGCATGCCCGGTTGGTAGTTCCCCTGCCCCGCCAGATGACGTACGACCTGAGCCTCGTACGTGACCTCGACCGTACCCTCGGGCTTGGTCGCCACGTTCAGGCCGTAATTGACCAGCTTCGAAATCAGCATGGACTGAAAGCCACGTGAGAAATCGCTGTTGTCACCCGGTGTGACATAGAGCGGCTTCCCCCGGAGTTCCGGGCGATCCTTCATACCGGCTGTCTGCGCGGCCACGTCACCAGCGATGACGTTCCAGTGCTCGGCGGATTTGGCTTTTCTTAGACTCGCATCGGGAAAGGGATTGGCATTGGGCATGCCCGCAAGCTGAGAGCAACCGGCGAACATCGGGAGAAACATCAGGGCGGCAACTATTTGTTTAAGCGTCATGCCTTTCCTCTCAATTCAAGTGGCAAATGCCACGGGTTTATACGCATAGGATAACCGAAATGTAGACAACTGTCCGATGACGACAACAGTCCGAATCCGCATGCTTCTGTCGCATGAAAAGACGGGTAACGGTCGAGCAGGCTTTTGGTGCGGTTCTTCGGGAACTACGTACCGGCACGGGCAAGACTCAAGAGACAGTAGCTCTCGATGCCGGGTTGGATCGCACCTTCATCTCGATGTTGGAGCGCGGCCTGAGGCAGCCAACGCTGGAAACGGTTTTATCGCTCTCTCGTGCCCTCGGCGTTACCGCCTCCAAGATC comes from the Georgfuchsia toluolica genome and includes:
- a CDS encoding helix-turn-helix domain-containing protein, which gives rise to MKRRVTVEQAFGAVLRELRTGTGKTQETVALDAGLDRTFISMLERGLRQPTLETVLSLSRALGVTASKIVEKVETLLGN